The following are from one region of the Microbacterium sp. cx-55 genome:
- a CDS encoding TlpA family protein disulfide reductase, which translates to MDLLLAVAVLTALLAVTVGLGLLLRWVQTRPRHVDPSESIDPQRLGADALGDRATLLQFSTEFCGRCPGVHRTLADVAAQRDGVLHLDVDLTHRPDIAKHFQVLQTPTTLILDRKGVVRTRFGGTPGRDVVELELARITEETARV; encoded by the coding sequence GTGGACCTTCTCCTTGCCGTCGCCGTCTTGACCGCCCTGCTGGCGGTCACCGTCGGCCTCGGCCTGCTCCTGCGATGGGTGCAGACCCGGCCCCGTCACGTCGATCCGAGCGAAAGCATCGATCCGCAGCGGCTCGGCGCCGACGCCCTCGGAGACCGTGCGACGCTCCTGCAGTTCAGCACCGAGTTCTGCGGTCGCTGCCCCGGAGTGCACCGGACCCTCGCGGATGTCGCCGCTCAGCGCGACGGGGTGCTGCACCTCGACGTCGACCTCACGCACCGGCCCGACATCGCCAAGCACTTCCAGGTGCTGCAGACCCCGACCACCCTGATCCTCGACCGCAAGGGCGTCGTCCGCACGCGCTTCGGTGGGACCCCCGGCCGCGACGTGGTCGAACTCGAACTCGCCCGCATCACCGAGGAGACCGCGCGTGTCTGA
- a CDS encoding DUF4395 domain-containing protein: MSDQSRPPRIDVRGPRFVAGITAVLLLVDVFLGLVGASAEPRSFGWFAYQPLSNDLAAPGGMLGAVLAARASDPAFILLAVIAALFVWGVVSPRTAPWGVLYRKVVQPRLRPATEFEDPRPPRFAQGVGLFVTVIGLVLHLSGVPWALPIAAAAAFMAAFLNAVFGLCLGCQLYLVLQRAGLIGRTSAAA; encoded by the coding sequence GTGTCTGATCAGTCCCGCCCGCCCCGCATCGACGTGCGCGGCCCGCGATTCGTCGCCGGAATCACCGCCGTCCTTCTTCTCGTGGACGTGTTCCTCGGGCTCGTCGGAGCGTCGGCCGAGCCTCGATCCTTCGGCTGGTTCGCCTACCAGCCGCTGTCGAACGACCTCGCCGCACCGGGAGGGATGCTGGGCGCGGTGCTCGCCGCCCGCGCCTCCGACCCCGCCTTCATCCTGCTCGCCGTGATCGCCGCGCTGTTCGTGTGGGGCGTCGTCTCACCGCGGACGGCGCCGTGGGGCGTGCTGTACCGGAAGGTCGTGCAGCCGCGGCTCCGACCGGCCACCGAGTTCGAAGACCCTCGCCCGCCGCGCTTCGCGCAGGGCGTCGGCCTGTTCGTCACGGTGATCGGCCTCGTGCTGCACCTGTCGGGCGTGCCGTGGGCTCTGCCGATCGCCGCCGCCGCGGCCTTCATGGCCGCGTTCCTGAACGCCGTCTTCGGGCTGTGCCTCGGATGCCAGCTGTATCTCGTGCTGCAGCGTGCGGGCCTCATCGGCCGCACCTCCGCCGCAGCATGA